The genomic segment NNNNNNNNNNNNNNNNNNNNNNNNNNNNNNNNNNNNNNNNNNNNNNNNNNNNNNNNNNNNNNNNNNNNNNNNNNNNNNNNNNNNNNNNNNNNNNNNNNNNNNNNNNNNNNNNNNNNNNNNNNNNNNNNNNNNNNNNNNNNNNNNNNNNNNNNNNNNNNNNNNNNNNNNNNNNNNNNNNNNNNNNNNNNNNNNNNNNNNNNNNNNNNNNNNNNNNNNNNNNNNNNNNNNNNNNNNNNNNNNNNNNNNNNNNNNNNNNNNNNNNNNNNNNNNNNNNNNNNNNNNNNNNNNNNNNNNNNNNNNNNNNNNNNNNNNNNNNNNNNNNNNNNNNNNNNNNNNNNNNNNNNNNNNNNNNNNNNNNNNNNNNNNNNNNNNNNNNNNNNNNNNNNNNNNNNNNNNNNNNNNNNNNNNNNNNNNNNNNNNNNNNNNNNNNNNNNNNNNNNNNNNNNNNNNNNNNNNNNNNNNNNNNNNNNNNNNNNNNNNNNNNNNNNNNNNNNNNNNNNNNNNNNNNNNNNNNNNNNNNNNNNNNNNNNNNNNNNNNNNNNNNNNNNNNNNNNNNNNNNNNNNNNNNNNNNNNNNNNNNNNNNNNNNNNNNNNNNNNNNNNNNNNNNNNNNNNNNNNNNNNNNNNNNNNNNNNNNNNNNNNNNNNNNNNNNNNNNNNNNNNNNNNNNNNNNNNNNNNNNNNNNNNNNNNNNNNNNNNNNNNNNNNNNNNNNNNNNNNNNNNNNNNNNNNNNNNNNNNNNNNNNNNNNNNNNNNNNNNNNNNNNNNNNNNNNNNNNNNNNNNNNNNNNNNNNNNNNNNNNNNNNNNNNNNNNNNNNNNNNNNNNNNNNNNNNNNNNNNNNNNNNNNNNNNNNNNNNNNNNNNNNNNNNNNNNNNNNNNNNNNNNNNNNNNNNNNNNNNNNNNNNNNNNNNNNNNNNNNNNNNNNNNNNNNNNNNNNNNNNNNNNNNNNNNNNNNNNNNNNNNNNNNNNNNNNNNNNNNNNNNNNNNNNNNNNNNNNNNNNNNNNNNNNNNNNNNNNNNNNNNNNNNNNNNNNNNNNNNNNNNNNNNNNNNNNNNNNNNNNNNNNNNNNNNNNNNNNNNNNNNNNNNNNNNNNNNNNNNNNNNNNNNNNNNNNNNNNNNNNNNNNNNNNNNNNNNNNNNNNNNNNNNNNNNNNNNNNNNNNNNNNNNNNNNNNNNNNNNNNNNNNNNNNNNNNNNNNNNNNNNNNNNNNNNNNNNNNNNNNNNNNNNNNNNNNNNNNNNNNNNNNNNNNNNNNNNNNNNNNNNNNNNNNNNNNNNNNNNNNNNNNNNNNNNNNNNNNNNNNNNNNNNNNNNNNNNNNNNNNNNNNNNNNNNNNNNNNNNNNNNNNNNNNNNNNNNNNNNNNNNNNNNNNNNNNNNNNNNNNNNNNNNNNNNNNNNNNNNNNNNNNNNNNNNNNNNNNNNNNNNNNNNNNNNNNNNNNNNNNNNNNNNNNNNNNNNNNNNNNNNNNNNNNNNNNNNNNNNNNNNNNNNNNNNNNNNNNNNNNNNNNNNNNNNNNNNNNNNNNNNNNNNNNNNNNNNNNNNNNNNNNNNNNNNNNNNNNNNNNNNNNNNNNNNNNNNNNNNNNNNNNNNNNNNNNNNNNNNNNNNNNNNNNNNNNNNNNNNNNNNNNNNNNNNNNNNNNNNNNNNNNNNNNNTCTTggaccctattcccctatatgtgcaagagagagagaggtgcagagagagagagagagagagagagagagacaaagtaaaCAAGTGATATTAGTTCTgaataaagtgaaaaaaaatgtttaatttcatcaggacaagacaggacacaGCAGCAAATtgtggatatatagcatttttgcaaaaacacacacattttttatacacatctaaaatctctGAATTAaacatctgagaacagtaatattttacacacacatcaaggtacccataagcaatcacttctgatgaaaaaacacaaatgtgaaaaatgtatggatAAAGCCTTTTGGAAATATACTGTTAGTATACTGTATAACCAAAGAACTGACAAGCTGCCAGAAGGTAGGAGGCATCACAGATGGTGAAGCCCAGTTTAACTGACAATCTGACACACAAACTAAAGATGACTGAAAAAGCATATTTGGCCTATTAAATAATGCAACACAGCAAAGAGAAATGTCCACATTATGTGGACAATAAAGTTATATTCAATAAAGTTATATTCTATTATATCTATGGTTTATGGACAATCCACTGCACCACAATGTACTGTACAGCAATGGGCAATGGTAGCTGTGTGTTAAGGAGTAAAGCAACCCATTCTGGGTttaagcatctctctctctctctctgtttctgtccctgcctctctcttcccacctctctctctctttctctcttttccccatatctctctctccttccctgccactctcttcccatctctctctctctctctgtccctgcttctctcttcccatctctctctcacctctaccACCTGGTAATTAACATCCTGGTCTTCAGGTAAAGGAAGGCCAGGTATGTGGCTCCTCCCAGGATGCCTATGAGCAGCGTGGTGCCAACGAACGCCGGCACGTGTTGCTTGGCCACCCGGAACGCGGCGGGTAGCACGGCCGAGATCAGGATGTTGTTTACGTGACCCAGAACCCTCCGGAAGGACGGGCGCTCCAGGACACGCTCATAGTAGGCCTCCAGGTTGCCGCGGTTCCCGTTGCCCCAGTAACGGCGGGAAAGCCCCAGGAACTTGAGGCGGTGCAGGGTGACAGCCAGGGAGACGTCGGCCATGCTGAAGAACTCTCCACACAGCCACGACTGACTACTGCCCTCCtctggtggagaggagaagaggaagaagatttCGACAGTGTCTTCTGTCTAAAAACAGGTGTGTCTATTTAAAGGTGTATTCATCTCATCTCCTGTATGCTACCTGATGTCTCCTCCACCTTCCTCTGTCGTTCTGAAAAGTGTGATAACTCTGTGTTAACCTTGTGTCTATGTTTATCGATTATTAAAGGTGTATGTATCTCCAGTGTGATACATACCTGGTgtctcctccgctctcctctgtatctctgtctccacCCGGTCCAGAACTTTCTCCAGTGTAATACATACCTGGTgtctcctccgctctcctctgTAGCTCTGTCTCCACCTGGTCCAGAACTTTCTCCAGTGTAATACATACCTggtgtctcctctgctctcctctgtatctctgtctccacCCGGTCCAGAACTTTCTCCAGTGTGATACATACCTggtgtctcctctgctctcctctgtagcTCTGTCTCCACCTGGTCCAGAACTTTCTCCAACTCATCCAGAATCTTCTTAAGATACTTCATGTTGTCATGGTCAAACAGCTTGTGCTACAAAAGGAGGGAAACTGGGCTTTAGGCTTTCATGACATCATCCAGAGATGGTAAGCAAACAGGTTGAAAAGGTAAAAGAGCAGTGTGGATTCCAGTCATGACGCTGTACCTTTAAACGCCTCGTTTTAGCCATATAAGCATCTTTCAGCTCTGGGTTTTCCTCCGCTAGCTTCTTCAGCTCTGACTCTGTGTTCCCAATCTGTGCTGTCACACACAAATATAACCACGGTATTATTACACCCCCAATATACcacggaagtgtgtgtgtgtgtgtgtgtgtgtgtgtgtgtgtgtgtgtgtgtgtgtgtgtgtgtgtgtgtgtgtgtgtctgtgtcttaccTCGTATACGTGTGGTGGCGTAGGCTGGGATGTGTGAGTCCACGGTGATCTCTGGGTGGAGTATAGAGCCGTGTGTGTAGGCGTCCATCTGCAGAGAGTCTAGTAGTTCTCTGTAGTGCTGTACTCTATGGTAATACATACTCCCTTCCTCAGGGATCAGCTTAGCAGTTCCCTCTACGGACAAGAGAGACAAAGAACGGAGAAACAGAGATGGTTAATGAACAAGATCATTATAACGAAGCAGCATTACAGAAACCTCTCCAGCAGTACCCACAGCCGGCCCGGTTAGTTGATATAGTCCAGAAGGACAGTAGCACTGCAGATTCAACTAAtgaagggcttgatgattaggtgaccatttCAAATAGTTGTGTTACTTCTGGAATACATCAATGAAGTGGGCTGGCTGAtggtactggaggagaggtttgggaaacaaTGAGATATACCATTCGAATAAAGGTTATCCTTCTGTTTTGTCTGAATATAGAGACAGACAATTCATTAAAAGTGTGAACCTGCAAAAGGTATTGCCATTAGGCATGGGCAAGTTAAATTAATACTACATTTTGATTAATTTGAAAAGTATTACTCAAATACAATCCTATATGTGCTTTTATTTGAGATATATTTTTCAAACAAATCCCTAAAAGCATCTCCTCTCCGTATGCTTACCAGAatatctcctctttctcctgcagAAGGCTGAACAACATGAGATGGACCCATTTCAACCAAGACAACAGGGGAACTAAATGAAACTGATAATAGTGAATGAAAACAATGAGCAAAGAgaggaaaataacaataataatgatcatgataataatagtaataataataacgaaaataataacaataattataataatgattATAGGAATGATAATGATAAAGATAAAGatagtaataatgataataataataacaataacaacaataacaataatgattATGATTTTTTTTWAATttaaaaacaacaataataataaWWAAAAAATAACAACAGTAAtaacactaataataaaaacaataataacaataatcataatcataataacaaacgtaataataacaataacaataataataaataataatacggataataataataacaatgataacaatatcaacaataacaacaataataataataacaataataataataacaataataatgaggAAGAACAAAATAACTAAATTGACAGCTGGCAGAGTGGAGGCAGGGATGTTGAAAGTGGAGGCAGGGATgttgagagaggaggcagggatgTTGAGGCAGGGATGTTGAGGCAGGGATGTTGAGAGTGGAGGCAGGGATGTTGAGAGTGGAGGCAGGGATGTTGAGAGTGGAGGNNNNNNNNNNNNNNNNNNNNNNNNNNNNNNNNNNNNNNNNNNNNNNNNNNNNNNNNNNNNNNNNNNNNNNNNNNNNNNNNNNNNNNNNNNNNNNNNNNNNNNNNNNNNNNNNNNNNNNNNNNNNNNNNNNNNNNNNNNNNNNNNNNNNNNNNNNNNNNNNNNNNNNNNNNNNNNNNNNNNNNNNNNNNNNNNNNNNNNNNNNNNNNNNNNNNNNNNNNNNNNNNNNNNNNNNNNNNNNNNNNNNNNNNNNNNNNNNNNNNNNNNNNNNNNNNNNNNNNNNNNNNNNNNNNNNNNNNNNNNNNNNNNNNNNNNNNNNNNNNNNNNNNNNNNNNNNNNNNNNNNNNNNNNNNNNNNNNNNNNNNNNNNNNNNNNNNNNNNNNNNNNNNNNNNNNNNNNNNNNNNNNNNNNNNNNNNNNNNNNNNNNNNNNNNNNNNNNNNNNNNNNNNNNNNNNNNNNNNNNNNNNNNNNNNNNNNNNNNNNNNNNNNNNNNNNNNNNNNNNNNNNNNNNNNNNNNNNNNNNNNNNNNNNNNNNNNNNNNNNNNNNNNNNNNNNNNNNNNNNNNNNNNNNNNNNNNNNNNNNNNNNNNNNNNNNNNNNNNNNNNNNNNNNNNNNNNNNNNNNNNNNNNNNNNNNNNNNNNNNNNNNNNNNNNNNNNNNNNNNNNNNNNNNNNNNNNNNNNNNNNNNNNNNNNNNNNNNNNNNNNNNNNNNNNNNNNNNNNNNNNNNNNNNNNNNNNNNNNNNNNNNNNNNNNNNNNNNNNNNNNNNNNNNNNNNNNNNNNNNNNNNNNNNNNNNNNNNNNNNNNNNNNNNNNNNNNNNNNNNNNNNNNNNNNNNNNNNNNNNNNNNNNNNNNNNNNNNNNNNNNNNNNNNNNNNNNNNNNNNNNNNNNNNNNNNNNNNNNNNNNNNNNNNNNNNNNNNNNNNNNNNNNNNNNNNNNNNNNNNNNNNNNNNNNNNNNNNNNNNNNNNNNNNNNNNNNNNNNNNNNNNNNNNNNNNNNNNNNNNNNNNNNNNNNNNNNNNNNNNNNNNNNNNNNNNNNNNNNNNNNNNNNNNNNNNNNNNNNNNNNNNNNNNNNNNNNNNNNNNNNNNNNNNNNNNNNNNNNNNNNNNNNNNNNNNNNNNNNNNNNNNNNNNNNNNNNNNNNNNNNNNNNNNNNNNNNNNNNNNNNNNNNNNNNNNNNNNNNNNNNNNNNNNNNNNNNNNNNNNNNNNNNNNNNNNNNNNNNNNNNNNNNNNNNNNNNNNNNNNNNNNNNNNNNNNNNNNNNNNNNNNNNNNNNNNNNNNNNNNNNNNNNNNNNNNNNNNNNNNNNNNNNNNNNNNNNNNNNNNNNNNNNNNNNNNNNNNNNNNNNNNNNNNNNNNNNNNNNNNNNNNNNNNNNNNNNNNNNNNNNNNNNNNNNNNNNNNNNNNNNNNNNNNNNNNNNNNNNNNNNNNNNNNNNNNNNNNNNNNNNNNNNNNNNNNNNNNNNNNNNNNNNNNNNNNNNNNNNNNNNNNNNNNNNNNNNNNNNNNNNNNNNNNNNNNNNNNNNNNNNNNNNNNNNNNNNNNNNNNNNNNNNNNNNNNNNNNNNNNNNNNNNNNNNNNNNNNNNNNNNNNNNNNNNNNNNNNNNNNNNNNNNNNNNNNNNNNNNNNNNNNNNNNNNNNNNNNNNNNNNNNNNNNNNNNNNNNNNNNNNNNNNNNNNNNNNNNNNNNNNNNNNNNNNNNNNNNNNNNNNNNNNNNNNNNNNNNNNNNNNNNNNNNNNNNNNNNNNNNNNNNNNNNNNNNNNNNNNNNNNNNNNNNNNNNNNNNNNNNNNNNNNNNNNNNNNNNNNNNNNNNNNNNNNNNNNNNNNNNNNNNNNNNNNNNNNNNNNNNNNNNNNNNNNNNNNNNNNNNNNNNNNNNNNNNNNNNNNNNNNNNNNNNNNNNNNNNNNNNNNNNNNNNNNNNNNNNNNNNNNNNNNNNNNNNNNNNNNNNNNNNNNNNNNNNNNNNNNNNNNNNNNNNNNNNNNNNNNNNNNNNNNNNNNNNNNNNNNNNNNNNNNNNNNNNNNNNNNNNNNNNNNNNNNNNNNNNNNNNNNNNNNNNNNNNNNNNNNNNNNNNNNNNNNNNNNNNNNNNNNNNNNNNNNNNNNNNNNNNNNNNNNNNNNNNNNNNNNNNNNNNNNNNNNNNNNNNNNNNNNNNNNNNNNNNNNNNNNNNNNNNNNNNNNNNNNNNNNNNNNNNNNNNNNNNNNNNNNNNNNNNNNNNNNNNNNNNNNNNNNNNNNNNNNNNNNNNNNNNNNNNNNNNNNNNNNNNNNNNNNNNNNNNNNNNNNNNNNNNNNNNNNNNNNNNNNNNNNNNNNNNNNNNNNNNNNNNNNNNNNNNNNNNNNNNNNNNNNNNNNNNNNNNNNNNNNNNNNNNNNNNNNNNNNNNNNNNNNNNNNNNNNNNNNNNNNNNNNNNNNNNNNNNNNNNNNNNNNNNNNNNNNNNNNNNNNNNNNNNNNNNNNNNNNNNNNNNNNNNNNNNNNNNNNNNNNNNNNNNNNNNNNNNNNNNNNNNNNNNNNNNNNNNNNNNNNNNNNNNNNNNNNNNNNNNNNNNNNNNNNNNNNNNNNNNNNNNNNNNNNNNNNNNNNNNNNNNNNNNNNNNNNNNNNNNNNNNNNNNNNNNNNNNNNNNNNNNNNNNNNNNNNNNNNNNNNNNNNNNNNNNNNNNNNNNNNNNNNNNNNNNNNNNNNNNNNNNNNNNNNNNNNNNNNNNNNNNNNNNNNNNNNNNNNNNNNNNNNNNNNNNNNNNNNNNNNNNNNNNNNNNNNNNNNNNNNNNNNNNNNNNNNNNNNNNNNNNNNNNNNNNNNNNNNNNNNNNNNNNNNNNNNNNNNNNNNNNNNNNNNNNNNNNNNNNNNNNNNNNNNNNNNNNNNNNNNtaggggttagggttaaggttaaaggtCAGTGACTTGCCATCTCTGAAGTTTCGTGTCTAGATAGTCCATGATCTGAACAGGGTCTTGATGACGTTGTCATGGTGGACGAGGACTCGTACCTCTCCGCCGGGTTCAGTCTCATGAACCAGGGTCGTTGTGTTCACTAGAGCAGACTGACATCATACTCCTCACAGCTCAGTCCCTTCTCTGCTATGCCAGACGCACCAGAACAGACAGTCACAGCACAGTACATCTAGGAACACCTAGACAGACAGTCACAGCACAGTTACATCTAGGAACACCTAGACAGGACAGTCACAGCACAGTTACATCTAGACACATCTAGACAGGACAGTCAGTTAGTTAAGAACACAGCTCAGTCCCTACTCTGCTATGGCCAGACACACCTAGACAGGACAGTCCAGTTAGATAGCAGCACCACATCTTCTAAAACAATACGCCCAGCCCCACCTACAATACAGCCCCACCTACATACACACCTACATAAGCCCCACCTACAAGACAGCAACCAGACCCACCTCACCAATACAGCCCCACCTACAATACACCTCCACCTACAATTACAGCCCCACCTACAATACAGCTCCACCTACAATACAGCCCCACCTTACAATACAAGCCCCACCTACAATACAGCTCCACCTACAATACAGCCCCACCTACAATACAGCCCCACCTACAATACAGCCCCACCTACAATACAGCTCCACCTGCAATACAGCCCCACCTACAATACAGCCCCACCTACAATACAGCCCCACCTACAATACAGCCCCACCTACAATACAGCTCCACCTACAATACCCTTACACTTGTGCCATGTCATGCCGAACCTGGAGTAGGACATCAAAGAATTCCCTATGATGGGGCTGTGGACTTCAAAGCATATGGATAGACTACAttgggaagcacagccgcgagctgcccagtgacacgagcctaccggacgagctaaattacttttatgctcgctttgaggcaagtaacactgaaacatgcacgagagcatcagctgttccggacggctgtgtgatcacgctctccgcagccgatgtgagtaagacctttaaacaggtcaacattcacaagaacacagggccagacagattaccagaacgtgtacgcagagcatgcgctaaccaactggcaagtgtcttcactgacattttcaacctctccctgtctgagtctgtaataccaacatgtttcaaacagaccaccatagtccctgtgcccaagaacactaaggtaacctgcctaaatgactaccgacccgtagcactcacgtctgtaaccatgaagtgctttgaaaggctggtcatggctcacatcaacaccattatcccagaaaccctagacccactccaatttgcataccaccccaacagatccacagatgatgcaatctctattgcacgccacactgccctttcccacctggacaaaaggaacacctatgtgagaatgctcagtcccctcctgtactccctgttcactcatgactgcacagccaggcacaactccagcaccatcattagtTTGCCGAACCTACAACGaagaggcagcctatagggaggtggtcagagacctgaccgtgtggtgccaggataacaacctatccctcaatgtgatcaagactaaggagatgattgtggactacatgaaaagcaGGACAGAGGACACCCCCATTCTCCTCGACGAggctgtattggagcaggttgagatcttccaagttccttggcgtccacatcaccaacaaactaacatggtccaagcacaccaagacagtcgtgaagagggcacaacaaaacctatttccccctaggagaccgaaaagatttggcatgggtcctcagatcctcaaaaggttctacagctgcaccaccgagagcatcctgactggttgcatcactgcctggttttGCAACCGCTCAGCctacgaccgcaaggcactacagagggtagtgcgtacgtcccagtacatcactggggccaagcttcctgccatgcaggacctctataccaggcggctctataccaggcggtttattatctatgcagtcactttaataaatcgacctacatgtacatattacctcaattagcccgactaaccggtgtccccgcacattgactctgtaccggtaccccctgtttatagcctcgctattgttattttactgctgctccttaaatattattattaaatgtattttttcctttaaaactgcattgttggttatgggcttgtaagtaagcatttcactgtaaggtctactacacctgttgtatttggcacatttgacaaataacatttgatttgatttgatatggaacTGGGATTTAGCTGTAAAAAAGGCCAATAGATYCAGCTTCCTGTTCAAGcagaaatagcaaaacatttGTTGTAGCCAGCCTGGTTACAGTCCGTTTTTTGGACACATCGAGCTGCAAAAGCCTATATGATGCTATAACTGCATTTATGTTGTCATATCAGCGTTATTTTGATTAGCATGTCGCTATACCTTGCCTAGTCACGCAATCAACGCATACTCTTCAGAAGCTGTCCATTAATGCTTGGTGCTGAAACACTCACCTTCTGCGAACTGAAGGACTGCGTCCAATGATACAATGTCATTTTGGATGGTTTGGCATTCGTGCTTTCTGTGACAGCTCCGCTCTCTTGTTGTACCTCTTGAACATCACCCTTGTTGATGAGGATTTCTTTCTCATCCTGAAATTCGGCGCTGTTTTCCGCCGCCATTTTAGCTATATGTCTGTCGCTGAGTTGTTGCTGTGTTTGGgacggttgtcactagttaccacagccacaaagtcaaaattgtctatatcatAAAAATGCATGAacacaaaaatgtgatttttggacTTATTTTAAGATTATGGTTTGGCATAAgtatagcagtgtggttaaggttcattttaaggttaggttaggttcaaaatcagatttttaagaagataaattgtagaagtAGGCGGGGTTTATATATTTGTGGCTgttgtaactagtgacgacccattGGGACGGATCGGAGCGAAGTCAGACCTCCAACCTCAGCATCACACCCCATCAGGACTGATGAATGAGAGATGAATGGGACATGCCCATGTTTGTAAGTTCCTCTCTGGAAGATCACAACTTCGAGTAGTCCTATGTCTGTGTGTTATGAAAAGCCTCAGTGGTTGTAGATCTATATTTAGATTAGCCTACGTAGTAGCTATTTATTTAAGTTTCTGTAACATGTGTAAAATAATAGCAAAGAAATATCCTTCTAGTTTTAGAAAATGGTCTTTGTAATTTGATAAATCGTCGCTTGTGAGAGGTTGTGTCCCATACAGCAGCTCCACGTAGTGTTGACCATTGCTCCAAGTCAACAGCAGAGGTCGCTCTTATCCACTCctttattcaattcaattcaaggggctttattggcatggggaaacatATATTGCCAATGCAAGTGGTTTGTGATACTGTGATATTGTCAGTATTGTATTGACAAATGAATAGTTTCCCTTCGACTGAAGCGAATATATTTCCATCATCTCTGAACCGATTGAATAATCAAGTTGTGTAGAATTAAGAATTCGAGTTTGACCTTAttatagcctatttaaaacacgCCAGAAGCTTAGATGttgtattcatatatatatatatatatatatatatatatatatatatatatatatatatatatatatatatatatatatatataattattacaaTTATAGGTTGACAGATTTAAGAAAATTATTTAAATACAACTGTCACAAAAATAGGCCTTCAACAGCAAAATGTACATGTTCTTTTCATTACGACATTTTGAGAGTTTTGCCTAAAAACAGCGATCTTACAGAGACTAGTTTTACAGTGACCGTATGATGGAATTAGAATACTGGTTTAATCGGATCTTTATGGATCACACAGGACATTTTATATTTTACCCCCTGTTCACTCACACCTCAAAAAGAGCCATTCTGTAGAGGAAACGCACAC from the Salvelinus sp. IW2-2015 unplaced genomic scaffold, ASM291031v2 Un_scaffold3241, whole genome shotgun sequence genome contains:
- the gdap1 gene encoding ganglioside-induced differentiation-associated protein 1 isoform X2, coding for MYYHRVQHYRELLDSLQMDAYTHGSILHPEITVDSHIPAYATTRIRAQIGNTESELKKLAEENPELKDAYMAKTRRLKHKLFDHDNMKYLKKILDELEKVLDQVETELQRRAEETPEEGSSQSWLCGEFFSMADVSLAVTLHRLKFLGLSRRYWGNGNRGNLEAYYERVLERPSFRRVLGHVNNILISAVLPAAFRVAKQHVPAFVGTTLLIGILGGATYLAFLYLKTRMLITRW
- the gdap1 gene encoding ganglioside-induced differentiation-associated protein 1 isoform X1 — its product is MSWRKFWTRWRQSYRGEQRRHQVCITLEKVLDRVETEIQRRAEETPGMYYTGESSGPGGDRATEESGGDTRYVLHWRKFWTGWRQRYRGERRRHQVCITLEIHTPLIIDKHRHKVNTELSHFSERQRKVEETSEEGSSQSWLCGEFFSMADVSLAVTLHRLKFLGLSRRYWGNGNRGNLEAYYERVLERPSFRRVLGHVNNILISAVLPAAFRVAKQHVPAFVGTTLLIGILGGATYLAFLYLKTRMLITRW